The nucleotide sequence GCTTTTGGCATCAAATTTCCCAAGGCACGTTGGGCACCGCCCATTTTGTTCATTTGCTTCATCAGTTTTCTCATATCAGAAAACTGTTTCATCAAATTGTTCACCTCTTGTATAGACCTTCCACTACCCTTGGCAATTCTTCTCCTTCTTCCTCCATCAATCACATCAGGATTCTCACGCTCCAAAGGTGTCATACTTCTTATAATCGCTTCTATTGGTTTGAATGAATCATCATCAATATCCAATCCTTTGATCGCTTTTCCCATCCCAGGGATCATCCCCATCAAATCTTTCAAGTTACCCATTTTCTTGATTTGCTCAAGTTGGGAAAGGAAATCATCAAAGTTAAACTGATTCTTACGGATTTTCGCATTGATCCTTTTGGCTTCATCCTCATCAAAAGACTGCTGAGCACGCTCCACCAAGGAAACAACATCTCCCATCCCTAAGATTCGCTGGGCCATACGATCCGGGTAGAAAACGTCCAGGTTTTCCATCTTCTCACCTGTAGAGATAAATTTGATTGGTTTATCTACTACGTGACGGATAGAAATGGCCGCACCACCACGGGTATCACCATCCAATTTGGTCAATACTACCCCATTGAAGTCTAATCGCTCATCAAAGGTCTTAGCTGTGTTGACAGCATCTTGCCCCGTCATGGAGTCCACCACGAATAAGGTTTCAGCAGGGTTTAGATGTTTCTTCAATTCGGAAATTTCATTCATCATCTGCTCATCCACTGCCAAACGACCAGCTGTATCAACGATTACAGTTTTCTTTCCGTTTTTCTTGGCATATTCGATGGCTTTTGAAGCAATCTCCAAAGCATTTTTATTTTCCGGCTCCGCATAGACCTCCACACCAATCTGCTCACCCAAAGTCTTCAACTGTTCAATCGCAGCTGGTCGGTAAATATCACAAGCTACCAATAACACCTGTCTCCCCTGCTTCTTAAGGTGACTGGCCAATTTCCCCGAAAAAGTGGTTTTACCAGAACCTTGAAGACCAGAAATCAATATCACACCAGGATCTCCGCTAAGGTTGATATCCTCCTTTTTGCCGCCCATCAATTTGGTCAGCTCTTCCTGAGTGATTTTCACCAATAACTGCCCAGGAGAAACAGAGATCAACACATCCCTACCTAAAGCTTCCGTCTTAATAGTATCGGTAACTTCCTTGGCCACTTTATAGTTAACGTCAGCATCAATCAAGGCTCTTCTGATCTCCTTAACCGTACTGGCAACATTGATCTCTGTGATTTTACCCGTCCCTTTGAGGGTCTTAAATGCCTTATCTAATTTATAACTAAGATTATCAAACATGTGTCTTATTCTTCTATTTAGTGCAAAAATACAATAATTTAATTTTTTTTGAAGTCATGGCTCTTTTATTCTCAATTTCTTATCAATGTATCCAGCCCCTTTTAATGTGCATTTGACAATAGGTAAAACGTTACAGCATTTTATCCAGAATATTTAAATATATACCTTCGATATTTCTGCATTTTATTTACAGATTAACTCAAAAAATACCCTAATCACGGTATTTTATTTTTTAATTAATTATTGTACATTAGTCTTACTGTTTCACTTTTTTCAATCAAACAAAGTAATTATACTTTACTTTTAATTTTTAATCCTAAAAGAAAGCCGCCGGATAAAACCAGCGGCTTTTTTTTGCATTAAAAACAAAAAAGAGGCTGTCTCAAAACAAGAGTTAAAAAAGTGGGACAGTCGATTTTAGCCAATAGAGGCCGATTTTCATTAATCGGCCTCTATTTTTTTTTGACTTACGGTCAATTCAGCTCTAGGTTCTTTGTTCTGAAGCGACAGTTTAAACTTGGGGATCAGAGGGTTTCTGAACTTAAAAACGGCGTCAGCTCCTTCTTACCCGGCCATTTTTGCCAGGTTGTGGGCGATGGCAATCAATCCGGTTTCAATTGCTACTTTTTCGGCTCCTCTTAACATAAACCTTGCTCTCCCTTTGTTGTGTTTGAAGTCTGCAAATACCGGTTCCACATCGGTGGCCCGTTGCCTTCTTTTCTGGATACCCTGCTCAGAGGTGAGTCGTTGTCTTGCCCTTGTCTTCTGTTGTTGTAACCTGGTGTTTACCCTGAGGGATTTGTTACCGGTCCCGGGTCTACAACTAGCAGCCAGTGGGCAGTCCTTGCAATTTTGGGCTGTATAGTGCCGGTAATGCTGGACAAAACCGGTTGAGGTTTTTCTGGTACTTTCCCAACAGGGTTCCATCGCCTGTCCCATCGGACAGATGTAGTGATCTTTCTGTGGATCGTAATACAGGTTGTCCAGCAAGCCATGGACTTTCTTTGATTGGGATTCCTGACGGAGTTCTTTGTGGAAGGTGTTGTACTTGACGTAAGCTTCGATCTGGTTCTGCTCCAGAAAGCAATAGTTCTCTTCACTTCCGTATCCAGCATCTGCTGTACAACAGGAAGGGTAGAATCCGTAATGCTGATGGTACTGCTGTAGATGAGGCTTCAGGGTTAAGGTATCATTGGGATTGGGATGCAGGGAATAGTTGACCACGAACCGTCCGTGGGTGCTGAGTTGAAGGTTGTAGGCAGGTTTGAGCTGGCCATTTCTCATATGGTCTTCCTTCATCCGCATGAACGTGGCATCCGGATCGGTTTTGGAATAACTGTTCCGTCCAGCCAGTACTTCCTCTTTCTGGGCATATTCTTCCAGTTTGGCAGGCCAGTTCTTTTGGGCATAACCCAACTTCTGTTTCACCTTCTTGTCAACGGCTTTCCCTTCCAGCGCCTGATTGATCTTTTCGATGGTTCGGGAAACTTTCTCTGCACTCGGATTCACAAAGTCGGGTTCTTCTGTCCCCAACTCAGCGGAGGCTACCGAACCGGCATAGTTCCAAAGTTCCTGAAGCTGGGAACTGATCCGTTCCTTGCTCTTTTTAATCGCCTTGCCCCAGACAAAGGTGTAGCGGTTGGCATTGGCTTCGATCTTGGTCCCATCGGTGTACACTTCTTTGATGTCCAAAAGTCCTTCTTCATGCAGCAACAGCACCACTTGGGCAAAAATATCACCAATCACATCCCGGAGACGTTCTGAACGGAACCGATTGATTGTATGGTGATCGGGACGCTGCATTCCGGCAAGCCACATGAACACAATGTTCTCCCGGACCGCTTTTTCAAGCTTGCGGGAAGAATAACAGTTCTCTAAATATCCATAAACCAACACCTTTAACAACATCTTGGGATGATAGCTGCTGGATCCGTTCTCTGAGTATCGACCATACACCTCACTCAGATCTATCCGCTCAATGATCTGGTGAACAACACGGCCTGGATGGTGGGCGGGAATCAATTCCTCCAAACTGGGAGGAAGAAACATCAGTTGGTTGGGATTGTAGTCTTTAAAAGCTACATTTAAGTCTTGTTTTTGCACACCTCAAAATAACATTTTTGAGTTAAACAAGAAAGGCTAGCCGAGAAATCGACTAGCCTTTTAAACTATCTACTTTTGAGACAGCCTCCTAAATTGTTCCCAAACAATTTTAACTCAATTTTTCAGGAAGTAAACACCCTTAGTTTACATCCCAGAACAACTTGTTGGTCAACTTGTCCTTACTCTGTACTTTGGCATAATTTTCTGTATTATACGTCTGCTCAGACCCTGGATACATCCAACGGTCCGGAGGAGTACTTTGCTGGTTAGAGTTATCTACCCAGAAATCAAGATCCAATTTCTTAAGTCTTCTGATTTCTGTCCAGTTTTCATTAGGCTGCACTACATTATAGTGTAACCACTTCTGCTCTGCAATCAAGGTCAACTTATCATCCATTGTAGAGGCAGCATCCCAAGAAACGGACTCCATTGCCAGATAAGCGTTGATCGATTCTTCTGTAGGTACTACAGGATCTGTAGCAATAGTATTATTAGATATACTTCTTAAATACTCATAGAAGCCAACCGACTGCTTGATAGCCGCTTCATAGTGTGTTTTTGCCATCGCTTCCTGACCTTCCTTTAAGTAATATTCTGCTGCTATTAAATTCACTTCAGAAGCAGTCATGATTACTCCAGGGAAATATTGGTTTCTACTTAAGGTAGAGCGGTTATAGATAGACAGGGTCAAAGATTCTATCAAAGCATTTTGCGCAGAAGCATCCAATAATGGGTCAAGACCTAAATACTGCCCATTTGCCTTTTCTCCAGTCTCAAACAAGTAAGTCAACCTTGGATCTTCATTATTTACCATATGATCCAAAATTGCTTTACCAGCAATATTGCCATCCCAACTTTCCAATCCATCTCTGAATTGATTTACCCCCATTAAGGTTCCTAAAGTATGGATCTTAAACAGGATATTGCTATCATTATCCGTCACTACTGGGTAGTCAGCTGGACTGGATAGAATCTTCTCAATCTCCGTTTCTGCTCTTTCACTAAATGTACTGTTTCCACTCACCCTTGTCAGCATTCTTAATCTCAAAGAGTTGATATATTTTACCCAAAGATTGATATTGCCACGGTTAACCAAATCTTGCGTCCTAAAAACTTCTTTAGTCGCATTGCTCAATTGTAAATCAGGCAATTCGTCAGCAAAAACAGCTAAATCATCCAACATCTTGGTATAGATATCCTCAGCATTATCATATGCAGGATACGAATTTGGATAATCGCCCTCATTGGTGCTCAGCATAGCAGCCTCACTCCAAGGGATATCACCATAGAGATCCACCATTTTCTGTGTGCGGTCATAAAAATAAGCCGCGGCTGTAATCATAAATACGCGGTTATTCTCCTTTTCCAAGTCCGACAAACCCGCATATACTTTCTGTAATTCGCGGTATTGGGCCATAAAATTATAATAAGCATCCCAACGCTCACTTACAGCTGCAGAACCCGGCACATATTGATTTTCCACATTTACCCAGCCCGTAACCTGGCTATAACGGTTGGATGTAATCCTATTGACCACAAAATAATCTCCATAACCGGGCAATACATATAGTCTGTTGGAATGAATCATTCCAGTAAACTGTTTTCCAACGGTAGTTTCGGCAAGTTTGGAAGGATCTGTATAATTATCTTCAAAATCCGAGATAGAACAGCTTGCCATGCTACCTATCAGAAGTGTTCCTATTAATAGTCGATTGATATTCATGTCTTAAATATGAGTTGTTCTTAAATAACTTTTAGAATTTAGCCCTTAACATTACACCAAATGTCCTAGTAGCAGGGTTAGTTCCTGCACTGGTCAATGTCTGCGTCCATCTAGACCCCCCAGTCATTACCTCTGGATCCAAGTCCTTGATACTTCTGTATAGGAAGAATAAGTTTCTACCAAAGACAGAAATATTTACATTGGACGCTCCGATTTTTTCAGTAATATGATTCGGAACAGTATAACCCAAAGACAATTCCCTCATTTTAGCATAGTTATTATCTTTTACATACAATTCATATCTTGACTGGCTATATTGAGGACCACCCCAGTTATAGGTTTGATTATAATAATATGCTTGAGATATCACATTGGTATTGGCTTCCCCATCTGCTGTAACACCATCCATCAACATACCATCATGATAAACAGTCTCTCCATTAGGTCCTTGAACTGTGGAATGAGGAACCTGAATTCCAGTAGTCTTGATCACCTCTCCCTCATCATTATATGTTATTTCCTGATAGTAGGCCAAACCTCCTCTTTCTTCATTCATATAGTTCAAGCTTTCCTCAGTCAAACCTCGGCTGATCATCCAGTTGATACCAGTGGGCATTACACTACCACCAATTTGGAAGTCGATTACTGCTGACAAATTGAAGTTTTTATACCTGAAGTCATTGATAAAACCACCTACTGCATCAGGCATCGCGTTTCCAGTCTTGATCCAGTTTTCACTGTCAATTTTATAAAGTCCATTTGGTTGAACAATTTTATTACCATCAGCATCAGTGGCTATAGGTCTAGTATAAAAATCACCCATTGGCTGACCTACTACCGAACGAAGCTGAGCAGCATTGCCATCATAATCTGCGTGCAACAATTCCGTAGCACCATTGGCCAATTTCTCTACCTTATTGACGTTTCTCGCCACATTCAAGATCGCATTCCAGCCAAAGTCCGCACTTTCCATGATGGCACCATTCAATGATACTTCTACACCTTGGTTTCTCAAGGTACCGATATTCGTCAATATTGACTTGGCACCTGAAGATGAAGGTAAGGTCAAAGGCAGGATTTGGTCACGGATCTGTGCATTATAATAAGAGATATCTAATCCAAAACGGTTATTGAAGAACCTTGTATCCAAGCCAAATTCAAATTCGTGCTTTTGCTCTGGTCTGATCTCATCATTACCAAAAGCCGAAGGCATGAAGGTATAAAGCACATTAGAACCACCTGGTTGCTGCTCCCCTAAAGAGTTTTGTGTGTAGGCAATATTCGCCTTGTAGATATCAGGATAATTACCCACGATCCCCCAAGAACCTCTTAACTTAGAGAAAGTAATGAATTCTGGTAAAACAATGGCATCCGAAATAGCAAAACTGGAATTGACAGATGGATACACAAAAGTATTATTATTGGGGTTCATGGTAGAAATTCTATCTCTACGGATAGTACCTTCCACAAACCACACACCTTTATAATCCAAATTCACAGTACCCAAAGCCGCATCAATGACCCTATGTGTCCTAACAGAGCTATTGTTAGGGATATTGGCTGAAGCTACCACATCAAAAAGGTTTTCGGTGGTCAAACCACCAGCAGTACTTCTAGCAATGCTACTCATGCTTTCCTTTCTTGCTGTATATCCCGCCATTGCGCGCAAAGTAACTTCATCAGTCAACTTTTTACGGTAATTCAACATCACATCTCCATACAGAATGCTGTAAAGTTCTGTTTCCATGCCAAAATAACCTGAAGGACCAAAATCCAACGGTCTTTCAGTAGCTCTCGCATCCTCAGAATAACGGTTAGTAAAATCGGTAGAAATACGGGCTCTTAAATTCAAGTCTTCTGTAATATCAATATGGTTGGTCAAACTACCAATCACACGATTACTCAATTCTGAATATTGGTATTTATTCACTCTCCAAACATAATCGGCAATGTCTGACAAAAATCCATTACCAGATATATTTTCGTCTGGTGTCAAACTCTGACCTGTACCTGT is from Echinicola marina and encodes:
- the ffh gene encoding signal recognition particle protein, which produces MFDNLSYKLDKAFKTLKGTGKITEINVASTVKEIRRALIDADVNYKVAKEVTDTIKTEALGRDVLISVSPGQLLVKITQEELTKLMGGKKEDINLSGDPGVILISGLQGSGKTTFSGKLASHLKKQGRQVLLVACDIYRPAAIEQLKTLGEQIGVEVYAEPENKNALEIASKAIEYAKKNGKKTVIVDTAGRLAVDEQMMNEISELKKHLNPAETLFVVDSMTGQDAVNTAKTFDERLDFNGVVLTKLDGDTRGGAAISIRHVVDKPIKFISTGEKMENLDVFYPDRMAQRILGMGDVVSLVERAQQSFDEDEAKRINAKIRKNQFNFDDFLSQLEQIKKMGNLKDLMGMIPGMGKAIKGLDIDDDSFKPIEAIIRSMTPLERENPDVIDGGRRRRIAKGSGRSIQEVNNLMKQFSDMRKLMKQMNKMGGAQRALGNLMPKAGGRR
- a CDS encoding IS1182 family transposase — its product is MQKQDLNVAFKDYNPNQLMFLPPSLEELIPAHHPGRVVHQIIERIDLSEVYGRYSENGSSSYHPKMLLKVLVYGYLENCYSSRKLEKAVRENIVFMWLAGMQRPDHHTINRFRSERLRDVIGDIFAQVVLLLHEEGLLDIKEVYTDGTKIEANANRYTFVWGKAIKKSKERISSQLQELWNYAGSVASAELGTEEPDFVNPSAEKVSRTIEKINQALEGKAVDKKVKQKLGYAQKNWPAKLEEYAQKEEVLAGRNSYSKTDPDATFMRMKEDHMRNGQLKPAYNLQLSTHGRFVVNYSLHPNPNDTLTLKPHLQQYHQHYGFYPSCCTADAGYGSEENYCFLEQNQIEAYVKYNTFHKELRQESQSKKVHGLLDNLYYDPQKDHYICPMGQAMEPCWESTRKTSTGFVQHYRHYTAQNCKDCPLAASCRPGTGNKSLRVNTRLQQQKTRARQRLTSEQGIQKRRQRATDVEPVFADFKHNKGRARFMLRGAEKVAIETGLIAIAHNLAKMAG
- a CDS encoding SusD/RagB family nutrient-binding outer membrane lipoprotein; the protein is MNINRLLIGTLLIGSMASCSISDFEDNYTDPSKLAETTVGKQFTGMIHSNRLYVLPGYGDYFVVNRITSNRYSQVTGWVNVENQYVPGSAAVSERWDAYYNFMAQYRELQKVYAGLSDLEKENNRVFMITAAAYFYDRTQKMVDLYGDIPWSEAAMLSTNEGDYPNSYPAYDNAEDIYTKMLDDLAVFADELPDLQLSNATKEVFRTQDLVNRGNINLWVKYINSLRLRMLTRVSGNSTFSERAETEIEKILSSPADYPVVTDNDSNILFKIHTLGTLMGVNQFRDGLESWDGNIAGKAILDHMVNNEDPRLTYLFETGEKANGQYLGLDPLLDASAQNALIESLTLSIYNRSTLSRNQYFPGVIMTASEVNLIAAEYYLKEGQEAMAKTHYEAAIKQSVGFYEYLRSISNNTIATDPVVPTEESINAYLAMESVSWDAASTMDDKLTLIAEQKWLHYNVVQPNENWTEIRRLKKLDLDFWVDNSNQQSTPPDRWMYPGSEQTYNTENYAKVQSKDKLTNKLFWDVN
- a CDS encoding SusC/RagA family TonB-linked outer membrane protein, with the translated sequence MKKLITRKTKPNLPFTRKSKVLLAQSMLVGLVFSGHASANVLENAPVFNDVISINKADITIKGTVKDSNGEPLPGAAVTIQGKSVGTITDLDGKFTLDVPANSTLVISFLGFTSQTISVGNQTEFDIVLEEEAAALDEYVVTAFGMAKEQKALGYATTTVKSDELVKVGTPNVASALYGKAPGVRIQTGAGGATSAVNIQVRGINSITGKNQPLIVLDGVPIRNEEVTNNSYSQDQRLRGNGLLDINPADIDNISILKGASAAALYGSEAVNGVVLITTKKGTAGKNGMSVDFNANYTVDKIAYLPRYQNVRGPGAPAHVYDYGQSADGFNYTEDGVRTVPNTTNNFGPEFDGEPMLAWDGVSRPYVAQEDNYAALFNNPVSSQVNVAISNANDKGSFRLSLTRQDNEALSLNSKNSKNIVNLNSSYQVSKRVKTDLMINYINQNTKNRPYSVDRMINNFTGMMTRFDNGAWYLDRYQTSLGYRFVTGTGQSLTPDENISGNGFLSDIADYVWRVNKYQYSELSNRVIGSLTNHIDITEDLNLRARISTDFTNRYSEDARATERPLDFGPSGYFGMETELYSILYGDVMLNYRKKLTDEVTLRAMAGYTARKESMSSIARSTAGGLTTENLFDVVASANIPNNSSVRTHRVIDAALGTVNLDYKGVWFVEGTIRRDRISTMNPNNNTFVYPSVNSSFAISDAIVLPEFITFSKLRGSWGIVGNYPDIYKANIAYTQNSLGEQQPGGSNVLYTFMPSAFGNDEIRPEQKHEFEFGLDTRFFNNRFGLDISYYNAQIRDQILPLTLPSSSGAKSILTNIGTLRNQGVEVSLNGAIMESADFGWNAILNVARNVNKVEKLANGATELLHADYDGNAAQLRSVVGQPMGDFYTRPIATDADGNKIVQPNGLYKIDSENWIKTGNAMPDAVGGFINDFRYKNFNLSAVIDFQIGGSVMPTGINWMISRGLTEESLNYMNEERGGLAYYQEITYNDEGEVIKTTGIQVPHSTVQGPNGETVYHDGMLMDGVTADGEANTNVISQAYYYNQTYNWGGPQYSQSRYELYVKDNNYAKMRELSLGYTVPNHITEKIGASNVNISVFGRNLFFLYRSIKDLDPEVMTGGSRWTQTLTSAGTNPATRTFGVMLRAKF